The following are encoded together in the Neofelis nebulosa isolate mNeoNeb1 chromosome 9, mNeoNeb1.pri, whole genome shotgun sequence genome:
- the LOC131485082 gene encoding prolyl-tRNA synthetase associated domain-containing protein 1 yields MAGAELRAALDERLGALAIRTEVVEHPEVFTVEEMMPHIQHLKGAHSKNLFLKDKKKKGYWLVTVLHDRQINLNDLAKQLGVGSGNLRFADETAMLEKLKVGQGCATPLALFCDDGEVKFVLDSAFLEGGHEKVYFHPMTNAATMGLSPEDFLTFVKKTGHDPIILNFDKN; encoded by the exons ATGGCTGGTGCCGAGTTGCGGGCGGCGCTGGATGAGCGGCTCGGCGCCCTGGCCATCCGCACAGAGGTCGTGGAGCACCCGGAG GTatttacagttgaagaaatgaTGCCTCATATCCAGCATTTGAAAGGCGCACATAGTAAGAACTTATTCcttaaagacaagaagaaaaaaggcTATTGGCTGGTGACAGTTCTTCATGACAgacaaattaatttaaatgatcTTGCTAAGCAGTTAGGTGTTGGGAGTGGAAATCTTCGGTTTGCTGATGAAACAGCCATGCTAGAAAAACTAAAAGTTGGCCAAGGCTGTGCCACACCTTTGGCACTCTTCTGTGATGATGGAGAGGTGAAATTTGTTCTGGATTCTGCTTTTCTGGAAGGTGGACATGAAAAGGTGTACTTTCATCCAATGACCAATGCTGCaaccatgggattgagccctgaagACTTTCTCACATTTGTGAAGAAGACAGGACATGATCCCATAATACTAAATTTTGATAAAAACTAA